CGGCGCCCCGTGCACGTGCAGGGTCAGCCCGCCGATCCGTCCCGCCCCGACCGCGTCCTGCAACCGGGTCAGCGGAAAGTAGGTGTTGGGATCCTCGGGGACCGTGTTGGCGCGGTCGTAGCCCACGTGCGAGATGCGCAGGTCGGGCACGCGATCCACCGGCGCGGAATACACCGTGTAGAACTTCGCGCCCGCGTTGTAGGCCGCGTTCGGCCCCTGGTCGCCCGCCTCGGGCTGGAACGGCGCAGCGGTCGTGATGAGGGCGACCCGGGCGCGGGACAGCGGCCGCGCGAGCGGCGTGAACGGCGCGTCGGTGAAGTGGGCCCAGCGATACGGGCTGAAGCCCAGCGCCTGGTAGTACTCCCGGGTCCGCTCCATGTAGCGGACCGGCACGTCGTGCTCCGGGGCGAAGACGATCGCCGGGCGCGGCTCGACCGCGGTCGGCTCGCCGCTCATGAGGCGAAGGTCTTGATGACCAGGCCGCGCGCCTTCTCGAGATCGACACCGTTGGCCGCCATGCACGGGCTGGCGTCCTCGAGGATCCGGTCGGGATCGCCCAGGTGCATGTACTTCTTGTAGGTGTCCTCGAACTCGATCCCGAGCGCGCGCGCGAACAGCGTGAGGTAGTGCTCGATCACGATCGGCCGCTCCCGCTCGAAGCGGCACTGGTCGCGATGGCAGCCGTGGTAGATGCCGGCGAGGTGCGTGGCCCCGGCGGCCCGCGCGCGATCGATGTCGTCGAGCGCCATCTGCCGCCAGACCGCGGGCCCGAGCTGCTCCTGCAGGGCCGGCGTGCACGTGCGGCCCCACCGGGCATCGGGCTCGAAATCGATCACGGTGATGCCGGGCACCGCCTCCAGCAGCCGGCGCGCGGCCCGTCCCTCGCGCGCCCGGGCCTCGGTCGCATGGTGGTAGTGCAGCGCCACCGTGGCCTCGACCCGGTGCGTGAACGTGAACCGTCCGCGGTCGAGGCAGTCGGCGAGAAACTCCGCGGTGTGGCGCTTCGGGAAGGGCAGGTCGGCCTGCAGGACCTCGTCGTAGAACTGGATGCACGACGGGCACCACATGACGACCTCGCGCGGAGCCATGCTCTGCAGCAGCTCGACGGTGTGGTTGGCGTAGCGCTGGCCCGAGGCCTCCTGCCCGCGCCGGTGGTGCTGGATGCCGCAGCAGTAGGTGGGACCGCCCGCGGCCACGTAATCGAGATCGAGCCGGTCGAACACCGCCGCCACCGTCTCGACCAGGTGGGAGGTGCGCAGCACGTTGCAGCCGAGGTACAGGACGACGTCGTGGCGCTCGCCGTCGCGCGGTGGCTTGAGCAGCCAGGTGCGCTCGTCCTTCTTCGAGAGCAGGTCGTGAGTGAGGTTGATCTCCCCGAAATACTTGCCGTAGTCGAAGCTCATCGGCCGGATCCTCTCCCCCGCTCCCACCATGGGAGCAAGGCCGAGTCTACCACGCCGGCCGGGGCCACCGGGCGCGCGGTCAGGCCCGACGCACCACGCGCCGGCTCATGATGGCGCTCACGGAAGGGAATGCCTTCCGCGCGGCCTCGGGCACCGGCTGCCACTGCTCGGTCCCGGGCCGGCCCTTGAAGTAGTCGAAGCCCAGCGTGCCGGGCCCGTCCGGCTTGCCGACCACGATGCGCCCGACCATGCCGGCCGCCTCGTGCGGCGCGCAGAAGTAGTCGTAGACGCCGGGCACGGTCAGCGTGACCTCGAAGTGATTGCCCGGATTCACGAGGAAGCGTGAATCCCAGGGCGCGGCCCGCTCGGGGATGCGCAGCGAGTGGTGATCGTTGCGCGGATGGTAGGCGGTCGTGGTGTGCACGTTGGAGTGCACGGTCCAGCGGATCACCTGACCCGGCGCCACGTGGATCCCGATCGGATCGAACCACACCGTGGTGCCGAGCGGGTCGCTCATCATGTGGATCTCCACCGGAGCGGCGGCGCGCGCCGGCCACCCCACGACGAGGCCGGCGAGCGCGAGCCCGCCGGCCTTCAGGACCTCTCGCCGCGTTGCCACGATGGACCGTCTACTTCTGGAGCGCCATCGCCTTGTCGGCCGACACGTACCAGATCACGATGTGGTAGTGCGGCTCGGCCACGCCCGGGTGCCCGGCGTTGAAGTACATGTCCACGTGATCGACCTTCTCCTGCGCCACCGCCAGGTTGTTGAAGGCCTTGTGCGCGCTGATGTCCTTGAGCGGGATCATGTACACGCTGCTGACCAGCTTGCCGTCGTGGTCGTAGGCCAGGAACGGGCCGGCGGGCAGCGTCGACGGCTTCACGTACAGCGTGCCGAGGCCGGGGACGAAATCGGGCAGCGCCACCAGGCTGCTGACCTTCTTGTAGTCGCCGCCGGGGGGCGCCGTCGCCTGCGCGTGGGCGGGAGCCGCCTGGACCGTGAGGACGCCAGCACCGAACGCCAGGACCGCCAGGGTCATACCGAGTCGCTTCATGTCCGCCTCCTTGAACCAGAGCTTGGGGATTCGAGGTACCGGGCGTATCGTAGGCGCGGTAAGATATTTAAGCAAGTAAAAAGTTTTTTTACTATCTAAAGAACATGGAAACGCCGACAGGCACCAGGCTTGACATCCTCGAACTACTGCTTCGGGAGGAGCTTAGCTCACAGCAGCTCAGTGAGCGGCTTGGGGTCAGCTCGGCAGCGGTACGGCAGCATCTGACGACCCTGGAGGCATTGGGGCTGGTCGTCAGGCGCAAGCTGGTGACCCAGCCGAGCCGCCCGACCTACCTCTACCGGGTCTCTCCGCAGGGCATGCGGATCTTTCCGAAGCGCTACGACCTGCTGCTGGCCCAGATGATCGACGTGCTCGCCGAGCGGCAGGGCCCGGAAGCCGTGGAGCAGACGATCGCGGCCGCGGCCCGGCGGGTGGCCGAGCATGTGCCGAGCCGCGTGTCGGGCGGCCCTAGTCCCGAGCGGTGGCGCCGCCTGCTGGAGTGGCTCGAGACCGAGTTCGCCTGGCAGGCCGACGTCGCCGAGACGGCGAGCGGGCCCCGACGGCTGACCATCCACCAGTGCCCGTTCCAGGACCTCTCGAAGATCCAGCCGGACGTCTGCGGGGTGTTCTTCGGCTCGCTGATCCGGACGCTCTGCCCCGGCGCGGTGGTGGACCACGCCGATGCCCCGGCGATGCCCGCCTGCTGCGCGTTCCTGGTGAGCGAGGCCTGAGGTCCCGGGCGCGCGCTCGGCACCCCGGTCGTCGACCAGCCGCGCGGGATCGACGCCGGCTACACCGCCATCACGATGCCGTCGTGGCCCGGATCGGCGCCGCCGTCGAGACCGTCGGGATGCACGCGGATGGCGTGCACCGCCGCGAAGCCGTAGGTGTTGGGGCTGCGCACGACCTCGTAGCCCTCCGCTTCCAGCTCGCGCTGCACACCGCGCGGGATGCGGTTGGATACGTCGATGGCGTTGCTGGTCGCCGAGAACCGAGGCGCGCTCACCGCCTCCACCATGGTCATGTCGAAGTCGATCGCGTTCAGCAGCACCTGCAGCACGCCCATGGCGATCTGGGTCGCGCCGGGCGCGCCGATGATGATGTGCGGACGATCGCCCTCGAACACGATCGACGGCACCACCGAGCTGAAGCGCGCCTTGCCCGGCGCCAGGCTACCGGCGCGGCCGGGTCGCGGATCGAAGACGCCCATGCAGCCGTTGTACATGAAGCCGAGCCCGCTCGTGATCACCCCCGACGGCATGCCGAGGGAATGGGTCATGGTCACGCAGCTGCCCTCCGCGTCGATCACCGAGACGTGGGTGGTGTCGCGGCTCGGCGCGCCCGCGTTGAAGCGGGGCACGTCGGCCTTGCGCCGCGCGCGGATCTCCTCGGCGAGCGGGGTCGCGTACTCGCGGCCGGTCAGCCGCTCCACCGGCACCTCGACGAACCTCGGATCGCCCACGTGGCGGTCCTTGTCGATGGTGGCGCGCTTCATGGCCTCGGCCACGATGCGGACGTACTCGGCCCCGTTGTGCTCGAGCTTGCCCAGGTCGAAATGCTCGAGGATGTTCAGCATCTCGATCAGGAGGATGCCGCCGCCGGGCGGCTGATTGCTCGACACGCGATAGCCACGGTACGTGCCCCAGAGCGGCCGGTTCCGGGTCGTCCGCCAGTCGCGCAGGTCGGCGGCCGCGATCAGGCCGTCGTGCCGGCGCATGTCCTCCACGATCGCCTCGGCGATCTCCCCCTCGTAGAACACCGCGTCGCCGTGCTTGGCGACGAGGCGCAGGGTCTGGCCCAGATCGCGGTTCACCACCCGGTCCCCCACCCGCTTCGGGGTGCCGTCGGGGCGGCAGTAGAGCGCGCGCGAGGCAGGCGTGAAGGCGAGGCGCTCGTGGTTCGCGGCCCGGCCCATCTGTCCGTCCTCCGCCCACCACGAGCCCACGTGGGGCCGCACCGTCCAGCCGCCCTCCGCCCACGCGATGGCCGGCTCCACGATCTGCTCCCACGGCAGCCGCCCGTGCTCCCGGTGCGCGTCGCGATAGGCCCGCAGGCTCGCGGGCGCGCAGATCGCCTGGTAGCCGATGTCGTTGACGCGGCCGCGCAGGATGAAGCCGTAGCCGTCCCGCGCTTCGGACTCGATCCGGTCGGCCCACATGTCGGGGCGCACCGCCCGGGGGGCGGGCGCGTGGAAATCGATGTAGCCGTGGAAGCCGTCGCGCATCGCGAGGCCGCAGCTGCCGAAGCCGGCGATGCCGCACATCAACGGGTCCACCACGCCCTGCACCAGCGCGCAGGCCATCGCGGCATCCACCGCGTTGCCGCCCGATCTCAAGATTTCGGCGCCGGCCTCGGTCGCTTCCGGCTGCGCGGCCACGATCATCGAGCGCTTCGCGTATCGCATACGGCCTCCTCGGAGATGAACGGCTCGGCGGAGATGGTGGCCCAAGGGTAGCAGACCTGGCCGGCCGCGGCGCGGGCCGTGCTACCGTGAACCCGTCATGACCGGCGCCATCCGGCGGGCCGTCGCGAGCGCGTGTCTCGCATTCATCGCCGGCGCGGGGTGCTCGAAGGCGGTGCTCGCGCCCGAGGACTACGGCGGCGGCGCGCTCATCCGGCCGCCGATCGCCGAGAGCCAGCCGGCCTCGTCCCGCAATGCAGCCGCCGCGCGGCTGGCCACGCAATATCTCGGCGCCCCCTACGTCTGGGCCGGCGACAGTCCCGCCGGCTTCGACTGCTCCGGGCTGGTGAGCTACGTGTACGCGCGCGTCGGCGTCTCGATTCCCCACAACGCGGCCCAGCAGTACCGCCACGGCACGCCCGTCCCCCGCGAGAGCCTGCAGCCCGGTGACGTGGTGTTCTTCGACCGGCTGCGCCACAACGGCATCTACCTGGGCGATGGCCGATTCATCCACGCCACCCACCCGGGCGGCGTGAAGATCGCGCGGCTGGAGGACAACTGGTTTCGGACTCGGTGGGTCGGCGCCCGCCGGCTCTGACCGGCGCGCGTGAGGCACGGTCCCCTCGCCGCGGTCATCCCACGAAGGGCGGTACCGGCGGTGTCTCCACGACGACCGGCGTGATCTCGAGCAACCCGGGCACGGCGCGGGTCGCCTCCTCGGCGCCCTCGAGCGCAGCGGCGCAGCCCACCAGCGTGACGAGGCCGTCGGCGGCCCGCACCTCCATCGGATAGCGCCGCGTCGCCGGGTGGCTGGCGAGCGCGACCTCGACTCGCGAGGCGAGCAGCCGATCGGCCACCATCCGCCCGCCGTGGTCCGTCGTGGCAAAGGCCGGCTGACCGGCCAGGGCAAGAATCAGGTCTACCACGGCCGGCCGGGGCAGGCCCGCCGTATTGACGACCAGGTGATAGAGCGCGGGATCGTTGAGGTCGACGTTGAACAGGTAGCGCATGCGCTTGAGCTTCTGGGTGTCGTCGCGGTGGACCAGCTGTCCGGCGATCTGCGCGCTGATCCGCTCGCCCCCGTGACTGGACAGGGCGCTGGTCAGCTCGTCCACGCGGAACGCGGTCGGCGCCATGACCCGCAGCCGCACCGCGTGCGGCACGTCGCGTAGCAGCCACTGGCCGCCGCGGCCGACCACCACCGCGCGGTCCTCGGCGGCGATCTCGAGCAGCACGGTCTGGATCACCGCGATGTAACGGCGGGTCTCGTGATCGAACCGCTCGAACAGCGACGGCGGCTCCTCCTCCAGGTGCCAGAGCCGATGGGCGTCGAGACCGTAGGGCTGCGTCCGATCCAGGAAGCGCTCGTGATCCACGAAGCAGTAGCCGAGGCGCTCGGCGACGGCCAGACCGATCTCGGCGCCGCCACTGCCGACCTGCTGCGAGATGGTCACGATGGCCATGCGCGTCCTTCGGCGACGCGGGCCATCGTCCGGATCGCCCGCTCGGGGCTGCCGATGTCGCGCCAGACGCCGGCAGGCAGCGTCGAGACCGCGACCGGCCCGGTGCAGATCTCCAGCACCCCGCGGGAAAAGCTCGCGGTCGGCGCGAGCGCGTAGGCGTGATGCATCGCCCACGACTCGTGCTCACTGCCCCAGAAGGCGGGCAGGCGGGCGAGCCGGCCGGTCAGCGACGGCACGCACTCGCGGCCGGCGTCCAGCACGGCGGCGGCGCTCGCGGCGAAGACGAACGTGTTCCAGAGGCAGCCGTCACGCCACATGGCCTGCGCGGCCTCCCGCGACGGCTTCTCCTGGAACCGGGCCACGCGATGGAGGGGCCAATGAAGCCCACACTCCACCGCGGGGCCCGGTCGGATCCAGCCATACTCGACCTCCGGCTCGTCCGGCTGGGCTCCGAGCAGCACGACCCATGGCCGCCGGCGCTGGACGAAGCCGGCCACCTCGGCGACCTGGGCCATGAACTCGCCCTCGCGCGCGATGCAATGGTCGCAGGGGAAGAACACGGCGGTCGCGCCCGGGTCGTGGGCCTCGATCCACTGCGCGGCCAGGAGCACCGCGGCGGCGGTGCCGCGGCCGATCGGCTGCTTCAGGACCGTGGCCCGCGGCCGCTCCCCGAGGTCGCGGACCAGGAACTCGGCGTGGCTCTCCATCCCGATCACCACTGTCCGCTCGACGGGGATCGTGGGCCCGATCCGATCGAGCGTCTGCCGCAGGAGCGTGCGAGGGCCCAGCAGCGGGCAGAACTGCTTGGGCCGGGGCTCGCCGAAGAGGCGCCGGGTGAGCGGGCGCAGCCGTACGCCCTCACCCCCGGCCAGCACGACCGCCCACGGCGATTTCACCGCCGCGCCGGGGTCGTCGATACGGCGTCGCGGCTCGATCGCGTGCGCCATCGAGTCGCTCACAGCTTCGCCATCGCGCGCGGCGCGCCGAACGGGGCGCGGCCGTAGTAGCCCTCGAGGCGCTCCTCGTGCGCGGGACCGAGGCCGATCGCCGGATCGTATCCCGGAGCGAGGCGGATCGCCTCGGCGGGCAGGCTCACCTCCACCGTGCCCGCGCCCCAGCTGACCTCCGCGATCCAGCCCACCGGCACGAGCACGATGCGAGCCGGCCACCACAGCCCGATCGACGCCACCATGTGGCCGATCTCCCACGAGCCGTTCACGATCAGGAAGTCCGCGGCGCGGCCCACGTCGCCGTCGAGGGCATGCACGTGATAGCCACGGATGGCGCGGACGCTGCGGAGGTGGCGGTCGTAGTGGACGTCGAGCGTGCGATCGAGGATGGCCGGAGCCAGCACGACCGCGGCACCGACCGAGACCACGTAGGACGGGAACCGGTAGTACCGGCCCAGATCGAGCCCGTGCTGGCCGGACACCGGACGCGCGAGGTCGCTGCTCGGGCCCCGGCTGACCTGGCGGCCGGTGAGGCCGGTCTGGAGCGTCCGGGCGGCGCGATCGACGTGCTCGATCGCCTCGGGCGGAAGCAGCACCCGGCGGCCGCCCAACCGGTGAAGCGTGTCGACTACCACGTGGCGAACCGTCCAGTTGCGGTCCTCGAGGTAGAGGTCCCGCACCCACCCGATCCGGCCGTCCGAGGCCCGGACGGCCCAGCCGAGAATCTCTCTGACGCTGCTCGGCCAGCCGGTCACGCGAAGCATCGGCATCACCTCTCTCCTCGACCAGCCTAGCAACCGCCGATGAGAGACAGATGAGGGTGAGGTGAGAAGCCGTCGCCGCGCCGCAGCGCGCCGTCGCGCCTTCCGCTCCCGCTCCCGTGGTAGGCTGCCGCCGTGACCGCGATCGGCTTCCCCATCCCGGAGGACATCACGCGCATCGTCGCGGGGCTCACGCGCTTCGTCCGGAGCGAGGTCGTCACCCGCCACGAGAAGCACGCGGCGCTGCTCGAGGACCCGCGTCGACGCTACGGGCCGGATGGCCGCTACGTGCCCGCCGTCGTGGATCTCATCCAGGAAGTCCGCGCCGCCTCGGCCGACGCGGGCTACTTCAACCTGTGCGTGCCCACCGCGATGGGCGGGCTCGGCCAGGGCTACCTGGCGTACTACGTGGCGTGGGAGGCCATCAACCGGCTGTGCGGGGCGCATCACTGGCTCGGCACCTTCGCGCTGAGCCACTGGGCCTTCGGTCCCAGCGTGGTGCTCGAGCAGCTCACCCCCGAGGCGGGCGAGCGCGCGCTCGCCGGCCTCGTCTCGGGCCGGCGGTCCATGTGCTTCGGGCTCTCCGAGCCCGGCGCCGGCTCCGACGCGACCATGATCGAGACGCGCGCGACCGCCGACGGGGACGGCTGGCGCATCACCGGCCGCAAGATGTGGACGACCAACGTCACGTTCGCGGACTGGATCGTCGTCTTCGCGGTGACCGATCCGGCGCGCGCCGCGGCCAAGCGCGGCGGGATCAGCGCCTTCCTCGTGCCCACCACCGCGCCCGGCTTCACGCTCCAGCGGGTCACGCTGCTGCAGGGCGACATCGGGGGCGTCGAGGGCGAGTCGACGTTCGACGCGGTCCGGGTGGAGCCGTGGCAGCTCGTCGGGGCACTCCACGAGGGCTTCCGGATCGCCCTGCTCGGCGTCTCGCTCGGCCGGGTCTACAACTCGGCGCGCGCGGTGGGCCTGGCCCGGTGGGCGCTCGAGAAGGCGGTGGCCTACGCCTCACAGCGCGTGGCCTTCGGGGCGCCGATCGCCGAGCACCAGGGCGTCGCCTTCCCGCTCGCCGAATCCGCGATGGAGGTGCACGCCGCGCACCTGGCCGGGCTCAACGCCGCGCTGCTGCTCGACCGCGGCGAGCGCGCGATCAAGGAGCTGTCGATGGCGAAGGCCTTCGCGGTGGAGGTCTGCCTGCGCGCGGTCGATCGCGCGATCCAGACCCACGGGGGCATGGGGCTCACCAACGAGGTGGGGCTGGTGCACGCCTACAACACGCTGCGCATCATCAACATCGCCGACGGCACCAACGAGATCCTGCGCCGGACCATCTTCCAGCAGCTCTCCCGGGGCGATCTCGATCTCTGATCGGAGGGCCACGTGAGATTCGACGACAAGGTGGCACTGGTATCGGGCGCCGGCTCCGGCATCGGGCGGGCCACCGCCCTGGGCTTGGCCGCGCACGGCGCCCGGGTGGCGGTGGCGGACCTCGATCGCGCGAAGGCCGAGGCGGTCGTCGCCGAGATCGCGGCGGCCGGAGGCGGTGCGGTCGCGATCGCCGCCGACGCCGCGACCGCCGACGGCGTCGAGGCGATGATCGGCGGCGTGGCCCGCGCCTTCGGCGGACTCGACATCCTCCACAACAACGCGTTCGGCCAGCCCGCGCTGCCGGCGGGGCGCAGCCGCCTCGCCTTCACCGCCGATGTCGACGAGGCGGTATGGGCTCACACCATCGAGCTGGGCCTCACCGGCGTGTTCCGCGCCATGAAGCGGGCCATCCCCGAGATGCTGACGCGCGGGGGCGGGGCCATCGTCAACACCGCGTCCATCTCCGGCCTCTTCGCCGACTTCGCCATCGGCGCCTACAACGCGGCCAAGGCCGGCGTGATCAACCTCACCCGGGTCACCGCGATCGAGTACGCGTCGCGCGGCATCCGGGTCAACTGCGTGTGCCCCGGCGCCATCGACACGCCGCTGCTCCAACCGTCGCTGTCCATCCCCGGCTTCGCCGACACCACCACCGCGATGATCCCGATGCGGCGGCTCGGACGGCCCGAGGAGATCGCCGCCTGCGTGCTGTTCCTCGCCTCCGATCAGGCGTCCTACGTCACCGGGGCCGCTCTGGTCGCCGACGGTGGGCTCACCGCGCAGACCGGCCTGCCGAGCCGCCTCCCACTGCCGTGAGCGGCCGCGCGACCGCGCTCAGCCGCCGTACCCCCAGTTCCAGCACGGCAGGCGTTCCTTCCAGAACCAGTCGTCACAGAGGGCCTCGTCGCAGCGACGGCGGCACTCCGGCTCGGTGAGGTTGGCGGTGCACTGTAGAGTCGCCCCCGCCTTGCAGTAGCAGGCGCCGAGGAACGCGGCCTCCCGGCCGGCCGCGGGATGCTGCGCGGCGCTGCCGGCCGCCGCCATCGCGACGGCGGCCAGGCCCAACACCAGGATCCGGAGCCGCACGCTCATTGCGACGTGCTCATGATCTCCCTATACTCCCGACGTATGCCATCCCGCCAGCGCTGGTCAGTGGTCGGCGCGCTCGTGCTCGCAACGCTGGCGGCGGCTCCGTCCACATCCGGGCGCGCCGCGGACGGCCCGACGCTGCGGACCGTCGCCCGCACCGGCGACGCGGCGCCGGGGGGCGGCACCTTCGATCGCTTCGGCCAGGAGACCTTGCCGATCGTGGCCCCGGTCAACGGCCGAGGCGACGTCGCGTTCTTCGCCCGGCTCATTCGCGGGGGCGCCGACGAAGGCATCTTCCTCCAGCGCGGCGGACGCGTCGTGACGGTCGCGCGCGAGGGCGATCGGGTGCCCGGCGTCGGTCGACTCGCCGGCTTCGGCAAGCATCCCACCCCGGCGCTCAACGACGGCGGCACCGTGGTGTTCGCCGCAGCGGTCGCGGAGGGCCGCGCGGTCGAAGGCATCTTCGCGTGGTCGGCCGGCCGTCTGCGCGCGGTCGCCACCACCGGCGGCGCGGCGCCCGGCATGCCGGGCGTGATGGCCGGCCTCGACGCGCCGGTGGTGAGCGCGCGGGGCGACGTGGTGTTCATGGCCACGATCCGTCGGGGACGCGAGTCGATCGAGGCGATCCTCGCGAGCCGGGGCGGCGGGCTGCGCAAGATCGTGGCGCAGGGCGATCCCGCGCCGGGCGGCGGGACGTTCGCGGCCTTCGGCCCCCCCGCGCTCAACAACCGCGGAAGCGTCGCCTTCGCGGCGGTGGTCGAGGGCAAGGGCGTGCCCGGCGGTATCTTCGTCGTCACCGGCGACCGCGTCGAGATGGTAGTGGGCGCCGGCGAGGAGACGCCCATCGGCGGGATCTTCGCGAAGTTCTCCGAGCGGATCGGCCTGAACGATCGCGGGCTCATCGCGTTCCACAGCATGCTGAAGTTCGCGCCGGTCGAGGCCGCCATCTTCGCGGCCGAGGACGGCAAGGTGCGCGCGGTTTCGCGCCTGGGCGACGCCGCGCCCGGCGGCGGCACCATCGTCCACTTCGGCCTCTGGCCCGCGGTGGGATCCGGCCGGGAGGTTGCCTTCGCCGCGTCCATCGAGGGCGGCGCCACCCCGGTCGCGATCCTGCTGGCCGACGGGACCCAGGTCACCCAGGTGGTGGCGGTGGGCGAGACGCTGCCCGGCGGCGATCGCATCACCACCCTGTCGCTGTACCCGGTGGTCAGCGTCGGCCCGCGGGGCCACGTGACGTTCGCGGTGGCGCCCACGTCCACCGGAGACGGCCCCGAGGGGTTGTTCGCCGCGGAGCCCGCCGGTCGCCGCTGACCGTCAGTTCATGTCGGACGGCGGATACTCGACGAAGACGTTCGCGGCGGTGACCAGGACGTGGCGAGTCGTGGTCCGCGCGGGCAGCGTCTCCCCCCGCAGCATACGCATCGCGAGCGGCAGCACCTCGTAACCCAGGCGGTCCAGGTAGAACGCGACGGAGCCGATCACGATGCTCCCGCGGTTCGCCGGATCGATCTCCTTGCGATCGTTCATGCCGCCGTGGATCGTCCGGTCCATCCCGTGGCTCACGATCGCGGTATCCTGCACGCGCCCCGCGCTCTCCACCGCCGATTTCACCGCCAGCGCGGTCGCGTCGTCGGTGGCCGCGAAGAGCAGCTTGCCGCCGGGATGCGCGGCCAGGAACTTGCCGACCTGCGGACCGACCTGGGCGGGATTGCCTTTCGTGTCCACGTCGGTCACCCGCACCGCGGGCAGCCGCTGCCGGAGCGCCGCGGTGACGCCCTGACCGCGCTCCGGGACGTGATCCGCGGTGGCGGAGAGATTGCCCACCACCGCCGCGGCGGTGGGCTGGCCACGCCACGAGCGCAGCGCGAACCGGGCCAGCGCCTCGCCGGCCACGCGGCCGGCGGCCAGGTTGTCCACGGTGTAGAGCGGCGCGCCCGGCACCGGATCGTTCACCGCGAGCACGCGGATCCCCGCGGCCTTGAGCTTCTCGCCGATCGCCGCGTTGGCCGCGCCCCGGTGGTACTGGATGTAGAGGTCGACCCTGCGCGCGATGGCCGCCTCCGCGTTCTGCATCGCGCGGGCGTCGTCGCGCTGGTTGTCGTAGAAGACCATCTCGATCGGGTGGGCCCGGGCGGCCAGCACGAAGCTCTCGCGGATCTCGCGTCCGGTGAAGCCGGTCCCCTCGACGGTGACCCCGGGCTCCTCGGTGAGGTTGGCGAAGGCGACCACGTACGGGCGCTGAGCGACGGCGGGACCCAGCCCGGCTCCGAGCACCAGCGCGGCCAGCACGCCCAGAGCGAGCGGCCGGACG
This region of Candidatus Methylomirabilota bacterium genomic DNA includes:
- the ggt gene encoding gamma-glutamyltransferase, encoding MRYAKRSMIVAAQPEATEAGAEILRSGGNAVDAAMACALVQGVVDPLMCGIAGFGSCGLAMRDGFHGYIDFHAPAPRAVRPDMWADRIESEARDGYGFILRGRVNDIGYQAICAPASLRAYRDAHREHGRLPWEQIVEPAIAWAEGGWTVRPHVGSWWAEDGQMGRAANHERLAFTPASRALYCRPDGTPKRVGDRVVNRDLGQTLRLVAKHGDAVFYEGEIAEAIVEDMRRHDGLIAAADLRDWRTTRNRPLWGTYRGYRVSSNQPPGGGILLIEMLNILEHFDLGKLEHNGAEYVRIVAEAMKRATIDKDRHVGDPRFVEVPVERLTGREYATPLAEEIRARRKADVPRFNAGAPSRDTTHVSVIDAEGSCVTMTHSLGMPSGVITSGLGFMYNGCMGVFDPRPGRAGSLAPGKARFSSVVPSIVFEGDRPHIIIGAPGATQIAMGVLQVLLNAIDFDMTMVEAVSAPRFSATSNAIDVSNRIPRGVQRELEAEGYEVVRSPNTYGFAAVHAIRVHPDGLDGGADPGHDGIVMAV
- a CDS encoding C40 family peptidase — its product is MTGAIRRAVASACLAFIAGAGCSKAVLAPEDYGGGALIRPPIAESQPASSRNAAAARLATQYLGAPYVWAGDSPAGFDCSGLVSYVYARVGVSIPHNAAQQYRHGTPVPRESLQPGDVVFFDRLRHNGIYLGDGRFIHATHPGGVKIARLEDNWFRTRWVGARRL
- a CDS encoding cytidylate kinase-like family protein, yielding MAIVTISQQVGSGGAEIGLAVAERLGYCFVDHERFLDRTQPYGLDAHRLWHLEEEPPSLFERFDHETRRYIAVIQTVLLEIAAEDRAVVVGRGGQWLLRDVPHAVRLRVMAPTAFRVDELTSALSSHGGERISAQIAGQLVHRDDTQKLKRMRYLFNVDLNDPALYHLVVNTAGLPRPAVVDLILALAGQPAFATTDHGGRMVADRLLASRVEVALASHPATRRYPMEVRAADGLVTLVGCAAALEGAEEATRAVPGLLEITPVVVETPPVPPFVG
- a CDS encoding PRC-barrel domain-containing protein; translation: MPMLRVTGWPSSVREILGWAVRASDGRIGWVRDLYLEDRNWTVRHVVVDTLHRLGGRRVLLPPEAIEHVDRAARTLQTGLTGRQVSRGPSSDLARPVSGQHGLDLGRYYRFPSYVVSVGAAVVLAPAILDRTLDVHYDRHLRSVRAIRGYHVHALDGDVGRAADFLIVNGSWEIGHMVASIGLWWPARIVLVPVGWIAEVSWGAGTVEVSLPAEAIRLAPGYDPAIGLGPAHEERLEGYYGRAPFGAPRAMAKL
- a CDS encoding DUF5602 domain-containing protein → MKRLGMTLAVLAFGAGVLTVQAAPAHAQATAPPGGDYKKVSSLVALPDFVPGLGTLYVKPSTLPAGPFLAYDHDGKLVSSVYMIPLKDISAHKAFNNLAVAQEKVDHVDMYFNAGHPGVAEPHYHIVIWYVSADKAMALQK
- a CDS encoding sugar phosphate nucleotidyltransferase gives rise to the protein MAHAIEPRRRIDDPGAAVKSPWAVVLAGGEGVRLRPLTRRLFGEPRPKQFCPLLGPRTLLRQTLDRIGPTIPVERTVVIGMESHAEFLVRDLGERPRATVLKQPIGRGTAAAVLLAAQWIEAHDPGATAVFFPCDHCIAREGEFMAQVAEVAGFVQRRRPWVVLLGAQPDEPEVEYGWIRPGPAVECGLHWPLHRVARFQEKPSREAAQAMWRDGCLWNTFVFAASAAAVLDAGRECVPSLTGRLARLPAFWGSEHESWAMHHAYALAPTASFSRGVLEICTGPVAVSTLPAGVWRDIGSPERAIRTMARVAEGRAWPS
- a CDS encoding glycine reductase; this translates as MSGEPTAVEPRPAIVFAPEHDVPVRYMERTREYYQALGFSPYRWAHFTDAPFTPLARPLSRARVALITTAAPFQPEAGDQGPNAAYNAGAKFYTVYSAPVDRVPDLRISHVGYDRANTVPEDPNTYFPLTRLQDAVGAGRIGGLTLHVHGAP
- a CDS encoding plastocyanin/azurin family copper-binding protein produces the protein MATRREVLKAGGLALAGLVVGWPARAAAPVEIHMMSDPLGTTVWFDPIGIHVAPGQVIRWTVHSNVHTTTAYHPRNDHHSLRIPERAAPWDSRFLVNPGNHFEVTLTVPGVYDYFCAPHEAAGMVGRIVVGKPDGPGTLGFDYFKGRPGTEQWQPVPEAARKAFPSVSAIMSRRVVRRA
- a CDS encoding heterodisulfide reductase-related iron-sulfur binding cluster — encoded protein: MSFDYGKYFGEINLTHDLLSKKDERTWLLKPPRDGERHDVVLYLGCNVLRTSHLVETVAAVFDRLDLDYVAAGGPTYCCGIQHHRRGQEASGQRYANHTVELLQSMAPREVVMWCPSCIQFYDEVLQADLPFPKRHTAEFLADCLDRGRFTFTHRVEATVALHYHHATEARAREGRAARRLLEAVPGITVIDFEPDARWGRTCTPALQEQLGPAVWRQMALDDIDRARAAGATHLAGIYHGCHRDQCRFERERPIVIEHYLTLFARALGIEFEDTYKKYMHLGDPDRILEDASPCMAANGVDLEKARGLVIKTFAS